The region tggtcaCCGTGCCTGTGGGTGTTGCCGCGGCAACGCCGCCGAGACGCCCGCGCAACTCACCTGCGGCaagacgatgatgaagatgagaaCGAGTGTGACGACGTAGGCGGGCGTCGTCTCTATATGTCAACGACGGACGGTCGTCACGGCTCCCTTCTTGGAAACGGCCAATCGGAAGCTTCCGTTTTGCTggacccgccccccccccccatggccACGCCCACTGCAGCTCACTCAAATCAACCGCTGAGAGGATTGAAAAGTCTGCTGACCGCGTCAGCACAACCGCGCAGAttaggttgtgtgtgtgtgtgtgtgcgttttttccaggtttaactaccattgtggggaccaactTGGTATAGTGGGGCCATTTTGGTGGTCCTCACatgttcagacctctttttgagggtcaacaTTTGGTTTTAGAGATTatgtttgaattgggttatggttgaggttcgGGTAGGGAATGGGGGTAGCCAATCATTTGTGATGGTTGgagttagggggaggggctagcaAATGCATCACGTCGATGAGAcgtccccacgatgatacaaagacaagtgtgtgtttgcatatcATGCCAGTCCAATTTATGAGCGGTGTGAAAGTCGAGGTTGTCGTCTCATCTTGGGATGTTTTTGCTCCTCCTGCTCGTGTTTTTGTGGTTGGCTTTTCGCTGGCAGTCGGGGTCGCACGTTTTCACATGCCGTCCCCTGCGCGGGTGGCCGAGAAAGTACAAGTAGAAGAGTAGAGACTCATTTGAATAGATGAGACCTTTTTCCACGTTGAGCACATGACACTCCACAGCGGTGTCCTGGACGGATCTTTCTGCAGTCCTCCCGCTTGTTATTTTCAGTATCGCGAGCATTCGAAATCAACGAAGCGCTGAAAGTTCCCATCGGAACTTTACAACTGCTGCCGAAAACCGGGGAGCCCAAAACAAGGCCGTTGGCGTGCATTTGGAACGCgacattttcaaatttgtagCTACTTTTTGGTAATGAaacttaaaatgtttgcttttgacGTATTTGCATCTAAAAGTGTTGATCGTGAGCTTCAATTCATTCTCAGGCCGCTTTTGGAACATGAAACATCAAACGGAGCCATTTCAAAGTTGAGGAACTTCAAATTGGAATATTTCATAATGAAACTTGTTAAATATGattttgttcaaatatttgcaatgaaagCGGCTCATGTTTATTTGGGCTGTCAAAGcatcacattttttaatcagatgaatGACATCTAAGAATTTTGATTCTTCGTGATTAATGGCttcattaaaaaggcttttgtttttttcattaaatatagCCCGGGTCAAATTGAGTCGGAAATGATTGCTGTTCTTGAGAAACCAATCCAACGGGATTTGGATCCCCCCCAactctttcttctttcttctttgtttgttgcGACGATGACTTGATTGTCACCGAGGACTTGGAAAGGTTCCGGGTGCGAGTTTTCAGCGCAGGCCGCACGCGTGCCAGGATGTAATCTGCTTTTGTGCCTGTCAGCAGCTGGCCTGGATTACGTCCTGCGTCGTCGTCAGCGTGATTACTCACACCGGATTACAACAAAAGTACACACACAGTGAAAGAGATGTTTTGAAAAGACaaaattttcttttattaccattttattttcacttcaagcgcgtgcgtgtgtgtgtgtgtgtgtgtgtgtgtgtgtgtgtgtgtgtgtgtgtgcgtgcgtgcgtgcgtgcgtgcgtgcgcacgcGTCAGACGTAAGCTCTGGCCGTCTCCGACGTGGGCGGGGCCTTGTAAACACTGAAACACAGCAAACAAACAGCGTGAGGATAAAGAAAACCTCACTCGTTCTTGAAGCCAAACTTTCAAACCCGTTTTCATTTGAAAACGTAGACAACTTGATCCAGTTTGAAAACCACAAATCAAAAGATTAAAAAGGTCTTCTTTTGAAACCCAACCCAATTTTAATCCTCGGGTCAATTGAGAAATAGCAACTGAGCAGCTTTACATTGAACTCATTTACggctataaacataaaaaattcatttgaactattttttttagaacagatccaaaaaaaaaatattaatcgtgagttaacaagtgaagtcaagcgattaattactatttaaaaaaatgaacctCCTGTCgcaccaaattttttataatcttttttttttatgaacttatggcagtgaatgagttaaaagagaataaaaagtataaatgaatatatactcaatataaaaacatgcaatgtAAATACATAATATCAATAAAGTGAGTCAATGAGTAGGATAAAGTGGCAACAATATGCatatttcatatacagtatatattaagaAGAAGATCTGCAGGCGTATTAAAAAGCAAAATTGCTTTGGGGACAAAAGTGGCTCTTCTTCTCTCTGTCCTGCAGGCAACGCAGCAAAGGCGCCACCTAGAGGGCGAGCCACTGAAATGCGGGCTGAAGTACGTGAGAGGGGTCATTGATGGTTGCTTAAAAAACGTGTTCGAACCAACGACCCCGGAGCACGCGGATGCAGTGTGCTGCGGTCTGTTTCTGTTCTGGAGGCTGAAGGAATCAAGCCAGCAGGTTATGGCGAAGGTCGCGATGCTTTGGAGGAAAGGTCATCGCCATGCGTGCGCTCACTTCAAAGGAATTGAGTTTCCTGAGGAGGTGCGGCCGCTGatgactcctcctcctcctcctcctcctcctcctcctcaacaATAGTGGCCAAGTTCAAACCTTGAGCCTTATTTTGaaactttgaaatcctaacccttgtttgaaaccctcatttgaagaCACGCCCCTCATTTGGAACCTCAACCTTAGCATGAAAGCCTACACAGAAAACCTACACCAAGTTTGAAGGCCGAACTCTAGTTTTGAATCCTAAATTGAAGCACGACGACCGCCAATGCAAAATCCGAATTAAAAACCCCAGTTGGAAAATCTCATttgtaaacccctagtttgaagccacaaccctactttgaaaccctaatttgaaaccctaaccttgtttgaagccctaagcctaattttaaaTCGTAAATTGAAGCCCACCTGGAAGTCTAAACCTTGTTAGAAAACCTcatttgaagcactaaccctagtttcaaaccctaaattgaaccCAAATGctaaaccctcatttgaaaacaaaatttgaaacTTACCCCCATCTTGAAACTCTTATTTTGTAACCCACCCTGAGCCAAGTTTTAAATCCTCATTTCAAAACCCCTCCTCCCCCTTGAAGTCtaaaccctcattttaaaccctactttgaaaccctcatttcaaaCCCTACCCATAGTTTGAAGCCGTAACTGTAGTTTCAACCCCTATTTTGAAGCCCCACCCCAATGGAAAATGCTAACCCCTCCCCCCTTGGAAGCTGGCCGGCGGGCGGGTGTGCGCCGTACCCTTTCTGGACAGCGGGCGACGCCCTCTTGCAGGCAGTGCTCAGCAAGCCGCCCCCCAGTACGGAAAGGCATGCGGCCCCCCAGCCCAAGTAGAGGCCCACGCCCATCTCGAACCTGCAACACGAAAGCCAGCGGTGAGAACGAGTTGTGActgacgtgcgtgcgtgtgcgcgacTGACTTGACGCCCATGTAGAGCGGGTTGTAGAAGTCCTGCACCACCATGTTGGCGTACCACGACACCGCCGTCAGGCAGCAAACACCTGCGGGCACAAAGCCGGCAAAATGTCACCAAAGACGACAAGGACAATAATCAACACTTTGGAATtgaaataccaaaaataaatcagaattatCGGGCTGGGTATCGATCAAGCTAGTCATGTGGTTACTAAGCTTTCATATTTCTGTTGTGCTATTTTGATAGTTCGGGCTTCTTCAACTCTTActaatattgttttaaatgcgacTAAAGCTAGACCAAAaccatttggatttttttgttgactaaaaagATGACGTGTCGCAAAAAGAGCAAAAGTGAAATGTCTGCCAAAATCAAGGTTTCTTTGAATGCGTCTAACCGGCCAGGATGCTGAGGACGCCGCCGgtgacggccatcttggccTTGGAGGCGTCTCCGGCCGCGCCGATCTTGATGCA is a window of Vanacampus margaritifer isolate UIUO_Vmar chromosome 2, RoL_Vmar_1.0, whole genome shotgun sequence DNA encoding:
- the cldn15la gene encoding claudin 15-like a; translation: MSTAVEATGFIMCLLSWLLTGAALANDYWKISTVSGSVIISQRQFENLWHSCAENSAGIAECRDFESLLSLPGHVQACRALMIVSLLLGLASMVVSLLGLKCIKIGAAGDASKAKMAVTGGVLSILAGVCCLTAVSWYANMVVQDFYNPLYMGVKFEMGVGLYLGWGAACLSVLGGGLLSTACKRASPAVQKGVYKAPPTSETARAYV